In Planctomicrobium piriforme, the following proteins share a genomic window:
- a CDS encoding ATP-binding cassette domain-containing protein, with the protein MSLLSLRHVSFNWSGEALLDDVDLEIERGERIGLMGRNGAGKSTLMKLMAGDVPPDEGEIKLAPGTTIGRLIQEVPDGSTQTIAELVAAGWTGESHPSHDWEAEQAVERILSRMGLDGSQNFSTLSSGMKRRALLAQALLQQPDILLLDEPTNHLDIDSITWLEGFLDQYDGTLIFVTHDRAFLQALATRIIEIDRGHLYDWTCDYSTFLRRKQQALETEEKQNALFDKKLAVEEVWIRQGIRARRTRNEGRVRALKKLREERRQRRDVVGNVKMQASTADRSGQLVVEAKQIGFAYEDRTIIRDFSTVINRGDKVGIIGPNGAGKSTLLKLILGELKPTSGNIRQGSNLKVIYFDQLREQIEEEKTIVENVGEGQEIIEVNGQKKHIYGYLQDFLFTPERARRPARSLSGGERNRMLLAKIFKFPSNVLILDEPTNDLDAETLELLEELVDSYAGTVLLVSHDRQFLNNLVTSTFVLQSDGTVREYDGGYDDYVRQRDANLKAEVIEKASAAAAQVKTPKVKLSYKERKELEELPARIESLESEQSELNLRMADPAFFKQAGNEISKVTTRLDAIRETLHKSFERWESLSERDQA; encoded by the coding sequence ATGTCGTTGTTAAGTTTGCGTCACGTCAGCTTCAACTGGAGTGGCGAAGCACTGCTGGATGATGTGGACCTCGAAATCGAACGCGGCGAGCGGATCGGCCTGATGGGTCGCAACGGCGCCGGGAAATCGACGCTGATGAAACTCATGGCCGGCGACGTCCCTCCGGATGAAGGGGAAATCAAACTCGCCCCTGGCACCACCATCGGACGGCTGATTCAGGAAGTGCCTGACGGCTCGACCCAGACGATCGCAGAACTGGTCGCCGCTGGCTGGACCGGCGAAAGCCATCCCTCTCACGACTGGGAGGCCGAACAGGCGGTGGAACGCATCCTCTCCCGCATGGGTCTCGACGGCTCGCAGAACTTCTCGACGCTCTCATCCGGAATGAAGCGCCGCGCCCTGCTCGCCCAGGCGCTGCTGCAGCAGCCTGACATTCTGCTCCTCGACGAACCGACGAACCATCTCGACATCGACTCGATCACCTGGCTGGAAGGTTTTCTGGACCAGTACGACGGCACGCTCATCTTCGTGACCCACGACCGGGCCTTTTTGCAGGCGCTTGCGACTCGCATCATCGAGATCGATCGCGGGCATCTGTACGACTGGACCTGCGACTACAGCACGTTTCTCAGACGCAAGCAGCAGGCGCTCGAAACGGAAGAAAAGCAGAACGCCCTGTTCGACAAAAAGCTGGCAGTCGAGGAAGTCTGGATTCGCCAGGGCATTCGGGCGCGGCGCACCAGAAACGAAGGCCGCGTGCGGGCACTCAAGAAATTGCGGGAAGAACGGCGGCAGCGGCGCGATGTGGTCGGCAATGTCAAAATGCAGGCCAGTACTGCCGATCGCTCCGGGCAGCTCGTCGTTGAAGCCAAACAAATTGGTTTCGCCTATGAAGACCGCACCATCATTCGCGACTTCTCGACCGTGATTAACCGGGGAGACAAGGTTGGCATCATCGGTCCCAACGGGGCCGGCAAAAGCACCTTGCTGAAGCTGATTCTCGGGGAACTCAAGCCCACGTCCGGCAACATCCGCCAAGGCTCGAATCTGAAGGTGATCTACTTCGATCAGCTCCGCGAGCAGATCGAAGAAGAAAAAACGATCGTCGAGAATGTCGGCGAAGGTCAGGAGATTATCGAGGTCAACGGGCAGAAAAAGCACATCTACGGATACCTGCAAGACTTTCTGTTCACACCGGAACGAGCCAGGCGGCCAGCTCGATCGCTCTCCGGGGGAGAACGGAACCGGATGTTGCTGGCAAAAATCTTCAAGTTCCCGTCGAACGTCCTGATTCTCGATGAACCGACGAACGACCTCGATGCCGAGACGCTGGAACTGCTGGAAGAACTGGTCGACAGCTATGCCGGGACCGTGCTGCTGGTGAGCCACGACCGGCAGTTTTTGAACAACCTCGTGACCAGCACCTTCGTGCTGCAAAGCGACGGCACGGTTCGCGAGTACGACGGCGGTTACGACGATTATGTGCGACAGCGGGACGCCAATCTAAAAGCCGAGGTCATCGAGAAAGCGTCAGCCGCCGCCGCACAAGTGAAGACGCCGAAAGTGAAGTTGTCTTACAAGGAACGCAAGGAACTCGAGGAACTACCGGCACGCATCGAATCGCTCGAAAGCGAGCAGTCGGAACTCAATCTGCGGATGGCCGATCCTGCGTTCTTCAAGCAGGCAGGCAATGAGATCTCGAAAGTCACCACGCGACTCGACGCCATCCGCGAGACGCTGCACAAATCGTTCGAACGCTGGGAATCTCTTTCGGAACGAGATCAAGCGTAG
- a CDS encoding M28 family peptidase has protein sequence MAVKMHRTLPLGLAAIVLLSAAVLQAEELSPAAARMLQDVKLLASDEYEGRGIGTQGLTKAAEYISEQFKLAGLNVTAENGDAFQEFDVNDGSRLGEVNTLVLNGPDGKVLNLKMDQDFRTCAFGNSGVFNAPVVFLGYGIEADDIGYNDFKDMDVQGKVVIIMRRTPLQSDPHGPFAVGHGISRHAALTTKLSQAFSHGAAAVLFVNDPANGRNEKQELSEQVTKAEQQLEDVASKLVAPGADSQKLLNELSHALEHLKQVRGIHGEHNADPLMPFGYGGTRTGQSIPCFQITQKVADEILLSATGNDLAELETQIDQSRKPLSKLLNGWTATGETSVNIVKVPVKNVIGVLEGSGPLKEETIVIGAHFDHLGYGGEGSLLPGAKEIHNGADDNASGTAGLLELARRLGQRKEPLPRRLVFIAFTGEERGLLGSEWYTDAPLFSLANTVAMFNMDMIGRMEDDKLVVFGTGTSERWNGVVDEFAAKSNLKISKKPEGFGPSDQSSFYAQKIPVLHLFTGTHSDYHRPSDDWDKINAPGMARIVDMLEGIVRATADANARPDYINIPGTASLERTGNRPYFGSIPDFGKEAAGYAIQGVAPDSPADKGGLKGGDVIVRIGDRKVGGLDDFDLALRKFLPGQQIDVTVLRDGQEQTFKVTLSTPRG, from the coding sequence ATGGCTGTGAAGATGCACCGGACCCTGCCCCTCGGCCTGGCCGCGATTGTTCTCCTCTCCGCGGCGGTGCTGCAGGCGGAGGAACTCAGCCCGGCCGCCGCACGGATGCTGCAGGACGTGAAACTGCTGGCCTCGGACGAATATGAAGGCCGCGGAATTGGAACCCAGGGCCTCACCAAGGCCGCCGAGTACATCTCCGAGCAGTTCAAACTCGCCGGCCTGAACGTCACCGCCGAGAACGGCGACGCCTTTCAGGAGTTCGACGTCAACGACGGCTCCCGACTCGGCGAGGTCAATACGCTGGTTCTCAACGGTCCCGACGGCAAAGTCCTGAATCTGAAGATGGATCAGGACTTTCGCACCTGTGCCTTCGGCAACTCCGGCGTTTTCAACGCTCCAGTCGTGTTCCTGGGGTACGGGATCGAGGCGGACGACATCGGCTACAACGATTTCAAAGACATGGACGTGCAGGGGAAAGTCGTCATCATCATGCGACGCACTCCCTTGCAGAGCGACCCGCACGGGCCGTTTGCCGTCGGGCATGGCATTTCCCGCCATGCCGCCCTGACGACCAAACTCAGCCAGGCATTCTCCCACGGGGCGGCGGCGGTGTTGTTCGTCAACGATCCCGCGAACGGCCGCAACGAAAAGCAGGAACTCTCGGAACAGGTCACCAAGGCGGAACAGCAGCTTGAAGATGTCGCCTCGAAACTGGTCGCACCTGGCGCTGATTCTCAGAAACTGCTGAATGAACTCAGTCACGCCCTCGAACATCTGAAACAGGTTCGCGGCATTCACGGCGAACACAATGCCGACCCATTGATGCCCTTCGGTTATGGCGGCACGCGAACCGGGCAGTCGATCCCCTGCTTCCAGATCACGCAGAAAGTGGCCGACGAAATTCTGCTGTCAGCGACCGGCAATGACCTGGCCGAACTGGAAACGCAGATCGATCAATCCCGCAAACCACTGAGCAAACTTCTCAACGGCTGGACAGCCACCGGCGAAACCAGCGTCAACATCGTGAAAGTGCCGGTGAAGAATGTCATCGGAGTGCTGGAAGGGAGCGGCCCTCTGAAAGAGGAAACGATTGTGATTGGCGCTCACTTCGACCATCTCGGCTACGGCGGCGAAGGCTCGCTATTGCCTGGCGCGAAGGAAATCCACAACGGCGCCGACGACAATGCCTCAGGCACCGCCGGTTTGCTGGAACTCGCCCGGCGTCTTGGTCAACGGAAGGAACCGCTGCCGCGTCGACTGGTCTTCATTGCCTTTACCGGAGAAGAACGGGGCCTGCTGGGGTCCGAATGGTACACCGACGCCCCGCTTTTCTCGCTGGCGAACACCGTCGCCATGTTCAATATGGATATGATCGGCCGCATGGAAGACGACAAACTGGTCGTCTTCGGCACCGGCACCTCGGAACGCTGGAACGGCGTTGTCGACGAATTCGCCGCCAAGTCGAACCTCAAGATTTCCAAGAAGCCGGAAGGCTTCGGCCCCAGCGATCAGTCGAGCTTTTACGCCCAGAAGATTCCCGTGCTGCATCTGTTCACCGGGACGCACAGCGACTACCACCGCCCGAGCGACGACTGGGACAAGATCAATGCCCCTGGCATGGCGCGGATCGTCGACATGCTGGAAGGGATCGTCCGCGCCACGGCCGATGCCAACGCCCGGCCCGACTACATCAACATTCCCGGCACGGCGTCACTGGAGCGCACCGGCAACCGCCCCTACTTCGGCAGTATCCCCGATTTCGGCAAGGAAGCGGCCGGCTATGCGATTCAAGGAGTCGCTCCCGACAGTCCGGCTGACAAAGGGGGCCTGAAGGGGGGCGATGTCATCGTTCGCATCGGCGACCGAAAAGTGGGCGGACTCGACGACTTCGATCTGGCGCTACGAAAATTTCTGCCCGGCCAGCAGATCGACGTGACTGTCCTGCGGGATGGCCAGGAACAGACATTCAAAGTGACCCTCTCGACGCCAAGGGGATAA
- a CDS encoding iron-containing alcohol dehydrogenase: protein MTPFLHFDLLVPRRIVFGWGKRTELGRLAASIGRRAFIIDGSRTLRQTVFWTELTDSLADAKVTAEIVATAGHEPTIEDVDEATAIVSRLQPGPGDLVIGIGGGAALDLAKAVAAMATNADGASVREFLEGIGTGRSISVAPLPVLAIPTTAGTGSEATKNAVISCSNPPCKKSLRSERMVPDTVLIDPELTVPVSPQQTAWSGLDTVTQLIESYTSRRSQPATDVMCLFGLDFAISSLRTAYHSPTDREAREKMACAALYSGIALANSGLGMAHGVAAALGSICNVPHGLACAAMLPITLRTNLPVIRGKLDDLQIGSVSALSAANGQDPAEAFIAYIEQLCKELQIPARLRDLGVQREQLSEIAAGSRGNSMSGNPLELTDGELLEILETHW from the coding sequence ATGACTCCATTTCTGCACTTTGACCTGCTCGTCCCACGACGGATCGTTTTCGGGTGGGGGAAGCGGACCGAACTGGGCCGTCTTGCGGCGTCGATCGGCCGTCGGGCCTTCATTATCGACGGCTCGCGCACGTTGCGGCAGACCGTCTTCTGGACGGAACTGACCGACAGTCTGGCCGACGCCAAAGTGACGGCGGAAATCGTTGCCACGGCTGGGCACGAGCCGACCATTGAAGATGTCGATGAAGCCACGGCCATCGTCTCGCGATTGCAACCCGGCCCTGGCGATCTGGTGATTGGCATTGGGGGCGGGGCCGCGCTGGATCTGGCCAAGGCGGTCGCAGCGATGGCGACCAATGCTGATGGGGCCAGCGTCCGCGAATTCCTCGAAGGGATTGGAACCGGTCGGTCGATCTCCGTCGCTCCTTTACCCGTTCTGGCGATCCCCACAACGGCCGGGACGGGAAGCGAAGCAACGAAGAACGCGGTCATCTCCTGCAGCAATCCCCCCTGCAAGAAAAGCCTCCGCTCCGAACGCATGGTGCCAGACACCGTGTTGATCGATCCGGAACTGACGGTCCCGGTTTCGCCCCAGCAAACCGCCTGGTCGGGTCTCGACACCGTGACGCAGTTGATTGAGAGCTACACGTCGCGGCGTTCGCAGCCGGCGACGGACGTGATGTGTCTGTTTGGTCTGGACTTCGCCATTTCGAGCCTGCGGACGGCATACCATTCGCCAACGGATCGCGAAGCGCGGGAGAAGATGGCCTGTGCGGCGCTGTATTCGGGAATTGCTTTGGCGAACTCAGGCCTGGGAATGGCACATGGCGTGGCGGCCGCGCTGGGATCGATCTGCAACGTGCCGCATGGCCTCGCCTGTGCTGCGATGCTGCCGATCACGCTGCGAACCAATCTTCCGGTCATCAGGGGTAAGCTCGACGATCTGCAGATCGGGAGCGTCTCTGCGCTTTCGGCTGCCAATGGGCAAGATCCCGCCGAGGCCTTCATTGCGTACATCGAACAGCTCTGCAAAGAATTGCAGATTCCTGCCAGGCTGCGCGACCTGGGCGTCCAACGTGAACAGCTTTCCGAGATTGCCGCAGGCTCGCGCGGCAACAGCATGTCGGGCAATCCGCTCGAGTTGACCGACGGGGAACTCCTCGAAATTCTGGAGACTCACTGGTGA
- a CDS encoding Imm27 family immunity protein: protein MNPLQSHETVLTGQWIFENGVMRGDPTELRIEWLTESQLSFIGDTDGGWSSLYRDPQDGRYWELSYPQSYMHGGGPLELTYLTPEIAMSRYPGMIAD from the coding sequence ATGAATCCGCTCCAAAGCCACGAGACTGTTCTGACTGGACAGTGGATCTTTGAAAACGGCGTGATGAGAGGCGATCCAACAGAACTAAGAATTGAGTGGCTCACCGAGTCGCAACTGTCTTTTATTGGGGACACAGATGGCGGTTGGTCATCTCTCTACCGAGACCCGCAGGATGGCCGCTATTGGGAACTCTCCTACCCTCAAAGTTATATGCATGGCGGTGGGCCATTGGAACTGACGTATCTGACTCCTGAAATTGCAATGTCGCGTTATCCCGGCATGATCGCAGACTGA
- a CDS encoding ArnT family glycosyltransferase → MPLPVDRRWRFFLLAILIVGLALRIGAACSLQYLLDHRWHRTFLIEGDADGYWQLAQRVAAGETYAIYTPPRYVLRMPGFPALLAVPIVMAGPSLFAARLMLAVVGAATCWLVYLLGQRVANERVGTVAAAFAAFSPTLLLFSVEVLSETAFAATLLIGLICGQKLFTLLNADELRWPVVAWQALLTGVAVAAGVYMRPSWLLAGPIVGVLLCGTARRGRHFAGGAAGVLVVLGMVLALLPWGLRNQAVTGHFTLTTFWMGPSLYDGLNPHATGDSDMRFYDADALMTKMSEYEVDQHYRGAAWVFARNSPGRTLELAALKAWRYWKPWPNAEQFRQPAAILAVCVVFVPLMVLALMGSWHLFVCSQAGGGGQLRTAIWSVALLAGPIFYFAGLHMIFVSSLRYRLPAEYPVLVLSAIGLLAWLDRRRPRE, encoded by the coding sequence ATGCCGTTGCCTGTCGATCGTCGCTGGAGATTCTTCCTGCTGGCGATTTTGATTGTCGGGCTGGCACTGCGAATCGGGGCGGCGTGCAGTCTGCAGTATTTGCTCGATCATCGCTGGCATCGCACGTTTCTCATTGAGGGGGATGCCGACGGGTACTGGCAACTGGCGCAGCGGGTCGCCGCCGGTGAGACGTACGCCATCTACACCCCTCCGCGGTATGTGCTGCGGATGCCGGGGTTCCCCGCCCTGTTGGCCGTGCCGATTGTGATGGCCGGTCCCAGCCTGTTTGCGGCGCGGCTGATGCTGGCCGTTGTAGGGGCGGCAACCTGTTGGCTGGTGTATCTGCTGGGACAACGGGTGGCCAACGAACGGGTCGGTACGGTGGCGGCGGCGTTCGCGGCATTCTCGCCGACGCTGCTGCTCTTTTCGGTCGAAGTTCTCAGCGAAACCGCATTCGCCGCGACGCTGCTCATCGGTCTGATCTGCGGGCAGAAGCTCTTCACTCTGCTGAATGCCGACGAACTCCGCTGGCCTGTTGTAGCCTGGCAGGCCTTGTTGACTGGCGTTGCCGTGGCGGCTGGAGTTTATATGCGGCCCAGTTGGCTGCTGGCCGGTCCGATTGTGGGCGTGCTGCTGTGCGGCACGGCCCGACGGGGACGGCATTTCGCAGGCGGCGCGGCGGGTGTGCTGGTGGTCCTCGGTATGGTGCTGGCTTTGCTTCCCTGGGGGCTTCGCAATCAGGCCGTCACAGGTCATTTCACGCTGACGACATTCTGGATGGGTCCCAGTCTTTACGACGGACTCAACCCGCATGCCACCGGTGACAGCGACATGCGTTTCTACGACGCAGACGCATTGATGACCAAAATGAGCGAGTACGAAGTCGACCAGCACTATCGCGGCGCTGCCTGGGTATTTGCCCGAAATTCGCCGGGCCGCACTCTGGAACTGGCGGCCTTGAAAGCGTGGCGGTACTGGAAACCGTGGCCGAATGCGGAACAGTTCCGCCAGCCTGCCGCGATTCTGGCTGTCTGCGTGGTTTTCGTCCCGTTGATGGTGTTGGCGTTGATGGGGTCCTGGCATCTGTTCGTCTGTTCACAGGCGGGCGGCGGCGGACAGTTGCGCACGGCAATCTGGTCTGTCGCACTTCTGGCCGGACCGATATTCTACTTTGCCGGTTTGCACATGATTTTCGTCAGCTCCTTGCGATACCGGCTGCCGGCGGAATACCCGGTACTGGTCCTGTCGGCAATTGGATTGCTGGCCTGGCTGGATCGACGACGCCCACGCGAGTGA
- a CDS encoding Imm27 family immunity protein: MNPLQSDETVLTGQSVFQGRALVADQTGQRIDWLVDTQLVFLADRPDDGWISLYVDPLDGRYWELSYPQSHLQGGGPRELTCLHPEVAKARYPDVMTDPS; the protein is encoded by the coding sequence GTGAACCCGCTCCAAAGCGATGAAACGGTTCTGACTGGACAATCTGTTTTTCAAGGTCGAGCATTGGTTGCTGATCAAACGGGGCAACGAATTGATTGGCTCGTCGATACTCAACTCGTTTTTCTTGCGGACCGACCAGATGATGGGTGGATCTCGCTGTACGTCGACCCTCTCGACGGTCGCTATTGGGAACTCAGTTACCCTCAAAGCCATCTTCAAGGAGGCGGGCCGCGAGAGCTCACATGCCTGCACCCAGAAGTTGCAAAAGCACGTTATCCCGACGTCATGACTGACCCGAGTTGA
- the xerC gene encoding tyrosine recombinase XerC, with protein sequence MQSAVQQFLRHLKLERNASDLTIKSYGDDYASFFDYLEDRVGGIATPDQVTIPILRGYVSYLHECQYARTTIARRLAALRSFFRYTTREGLTSSNPAQALRTPRAGRKLPHFLSTEQVATLLEAPPANEPMGLRDRAILETLYSAGLRVAELVGLNVSDWDRGANILRVFGKGAKERIAPIGSYASRALERWLTVRAVDPGAPADELDAMFLNRFGRRLTTRSIGRMLEKHLQDAGLSSLTSPHTLRHSFATHLLDGGADLRSVQELLGHKSLTTTQIYTHVSTRRMRETYESAHPHAKR encoded by the coding sequence ATGCAAAGCGCCGTTCAGCAGTTCCTCAGACATCTGAAACTCGAGCGCAACGCCTCGGATCTGACGATCAAATCCTACGGCGACGACTACGCCAGCTTTTTCGACTACCTCGAAGACCGCGTCGGCGGCATCGCCACGCCAGATCAGGTGACCATTCCGATTCTTCGCGGGTACGTCTCCTATCTGCATGAGTGCCAGTACGCCCGCACGACCATTGCCCGGCGACTGGCGGCCCTCCGCAGCTTCTTCCGGTACACCACTCGAGAAGGACTGACGTCGTCAAATCCTGCCCAGGCTCTCCGGACTCCCAGAGCCGGTCGCAAACTGCCGCACTTTCTGTCGACCGAACAGGTCGCCACACTGCTCGAAGCCCCTCCGGCCAACGAACCGATGGGACTCCGCGACCGCGCGATTCTCGAAACGCTTTATTCCGCCGGCTTGCGAGTCGCCGAACTCGTCGGGCTGAATGTCTCCGACTGGGACCGCGGCGCGAACATCCTGCGGGTGTTTGGAAAAGGGGCGAAAGAACGCATCGCCCCCATCGGCTCCTACGCCTCCCGCGCACTCGAACGCTGGCTCACCGTGCGGGCGGTCGATCCCGGCGCTCCAGCCGATGAACTCGATGCAATGTTCCTGAATCGTTTCGGCCGCCGGCTCACCACCCGTAGCATCGGCCGGATGCTTGAGAAGCACCTGCAGGACGCCGGGTTGTCGTCACTGACGAGCCCTCACACCCTGCGACACAGCTTCGCGACCCACCTCCTCGACGGCGGGGCAGACCTCCGCAGCGTGCAGGAGCTGCTGGGCCACAAGAGCCTGACGACAACGCAGATCTACACGCACGTCAGCACGCGGCGGATGCGTGAAACCTACGAATCCGCCCACCCCCACGCCAAACGCTGA
- a CDS encoding carbon-nitrogen hydrolase, whose protein sequence is MARKVKVALVQRAVGLDPEANLRETASDIESAAKQGAQIICTQELFRSQYFCQSEDHSNFALAETIPGPSTETFSAIAKRHGVVIIASLFEKRAAGLYHNTAAIIDADGALLGLYRKMHIPDDPLFYEKFYFTPGDLGFKSFQTKFAKIGVLICWDQWYPEGARLTALTGAEILFYPTAIGWHPSEKAEYGVAQHTSWETIQRSHAIANGLYVAAPNRIGHEGAADGGIEFWGQSFVCDPSGVIMNKASSDKPEILITECDFDRIDTQRTHWPFLRDRRIDAYGDIVKRYRD, encoded by the coding sequence ATGGCGAGAAAAGTCAAAGTGGCATTGGTGCAACGGGCTGTCGGACTCGATCCCGAAGCCAACCTGCGTGAGACGGCGTCGGATATCGAATCGGCCGCCAAACAGGGGGCGCAGATCATCTGCACTCAGGAACTGTTCCGCTCGCAGTACTTCTGCCAGTCGGAAGATCACAGCAATTTTGCCCTGGCCGAGACGATTCCCGGTCCCAGCACGGAGACCTTTTCCGCGATCGCCAAGCGGCATGGCGTGGTGATCATCGCGTCGCTGTTCGAGAAAAGAGCGGCCGGCCTCTATCACAACACCGCCGCCATCATCGATGCCGATGGAGCGCTGCTGGGGCTGTATCGCAAGATGCACATCCCCGACGATCCGCTGTTCTACGAGAAGTTTTACTTCACGCCGGGCGATCTGGGATTCAAGTCGTTTCAGACGAAGTTCGCCAAGATCGGCGTCCTCATCTGCTGGGATCAGTGGTATCCAGAAGGAGCCCGACTGACGGCGCTGACGGGTGCTGAGATTCTGTTCTATCCAACGGCGATCGGCTGGCATCCCTCCGAGAAAGCCGAATACGGCGTGGCTCAGCATACGTCGTGGGAAACGATTCAGCGGAGCCATGCCATCGCCAACGGTCTTTATGTGGCCGCTCCCAACCGGATCGGACACGAGGGTGCGGCCGACGGCGGAATCGAATTCTGGGGACAGAGCTTTGTCTGCGATCCCAGCGGCGTCATTATGAACAAAGCGAGCAGCGACAAGCCGGAGATTCTGATCACCGAATGCGACTTTGACCGCATCGACACCCAGCGCACGCACTGGCCGTTCCTGCGAGATCGACGTATTGATGCCTATGGGGACATTGTAAAGCGGTACCGAGACTAG
- a CDS encoding MIP/aquaporin family protein → MRRLTAEFLGAFAIVFMGTGAAVVNHVSGGDVTHVGVSLVFGLVVMAMIYALGDISGAHMNPAVSIAFWADGRFQWQWLPGYITAQIFGALFGSVLLRIMFWDQSSLGETLPAGPWWQSFIFEAVMTFILMLVVLCVSTGAKEKGIMAGAAIGAVIAFEALCGGPISGASMNPARSLAPALVTMKLQYLWVYLLAPTLGALLAVPVGKFLQPKPQDDVA, encoded by the coding sequence ATGCGGCGATTGACGGCGGAGTTTCTCGGGGCCTTTGCGATTGTCTTCATGGGCACCGGCGCGGCGGTCGTCAATCACGTCAGCGGCGGAGACGTGACACACGTCGGCGTTTCTCTGGTGTTCGGCCTCGTCGTGATGGCGATGATCTATGCCCTGGGGGACATTTCCGGGGCACATATGAATCCGGCCGTCAGCATCGCCTTCTGGGCGGACGGGCGATTTCAATGGCAGTGGCTGCCGGGCTACATCACCGCGCAGATCTTTGGGGCACTCTTTGGCAGCGTTCTATTGCGGATCATGTTCTGGGATCAGTCCTCACTGGGTGAAACGCTGCCGGCCGGTCCCTGGTGGCAATCTTTCATTTTCGAAGCCGTCATGACGTTCATCCTGATGCTGGTCGTGCTCTGCGTGTCGACCGGCGCCAAGGAGAAGGGGATCATGGCAGGCGCGGCGATTGGCGCGGTCATCGCCTTTGAAGCCCTGTGCGGCGGCCCGATTTCCGGCGCCTCGATGAACCCCGCCCGCTCGCTGGCCCCTGCGCTGGTGACGATGAAGCTCCAATACCTGTGGGTTTATCTGCTGGCCCCCACCCTCGGCGCGCTGCTGGCCGTCCCCGTCGGCAAATTCCTGCAACCGAAGCCTCAAGACGACGTCGCTTGA
- a CDS encoding 1-phosphofructokinase family hexose kinase: MILAAGLSPAWQQILRFDKLRIGQVNRADEAVWCASGKVINVAVAAQTLGEKVSLISSVGGLSGDAIQQEISQMGLQAEWIHTQEATRVCTTLLQVNGPTTELVENTADTTEAVMADFVDRTRIYANVANITVLSGSLPGNAPPDLFARIMRNTPARFLLDFRGVPLQYCLPFAPFLVKPNRAELEATFGIRLTTQSELLSTMKSLNDGGATWVVVSNGEEGVWITGDDKAWQLLPPKITTINPIGCGDSLAAGIAAELVRHDDVVQAVKFGMGAAAQNAETLIPARLDRERSVVLAEQVQIIELTF; encoded by the coding sequence GTGATTCTTGCTGCTGGTCTTTCCCCTGCGTGGCAACAGATCCTGCGGTTCGACAAGCTGCGGATCGGTCAGGTCAATCGTGCGGACGAGGCGGTCTGGTGCGCTTCAGGCAAGGTGATCAACGTCGCCGTGGCGGCGCAAACTCTCGGAGAAAAAGTCAGTCTGATTTCATCAGTCGGCGGGCTGAGCGGCGATGCCATTCAGCAGGAAATCAGCCAGATGGGGCTGCAGGCTGAGTGGATTCATACGCAAGAAGCGACCAGAGTCTGCACGACGCTGCTGCAGGTGAATGGTCCGACGACGGAACTCGTCGAGAACACCGCCGACACCACCGAAGCGGTGATGGCGGACTTCGTCGACCGCACGCGAATCTATGCCAACGTGGCCAATATCACGGTGCTCAGCGGCTCGCTGCCGGGCAATGCCCCGCCGGATCTTTTCGCCCGCATCATGCGGAATACCCCGGCGCGGTTTCTGCTCGATTTCCGCGGCGTCCCATTACAGTATTGTTTGCCGTTTGCCCCTTTTCTCGTGAAGCCCAACCGTGCAGAATTAGAGGCCACGTTCGGCATCCGGCTGACGACCCAAAGCGAGCTGCTGTCGACGATGAAATCGCTGAATGACGGCGGGGCAACCTGGGTCGTGGTCAGCAACGGGGAAGAAGGAGTCTGGATCACCGGCGACGACAAGGCCTGGCAGTTGTTGCCGCCGAAGATCACAACCATCAATCCGATCGGCTGCGGCGATTCGCTGGCGGCAGGAATTGCGGCGGAACTGGTGCGTCACGATGACGTCGTCCAGGCGGTGAAGTTTGGCATGGGAGCAGCGGCGCAGAACGCCGAGACGCTGATTCCCGCCCGACTCGACCGCGAACGGTCGGTGGTTCTGGCCGAACAGGTGCAGATCATCGAATTGACATTTTGA